One window from the genome of Nicotiana tomentosiformis chromosome 5, ASM39032v3, whole genome shotgun sequence encodes:
- the LOC104112744 gene encoding proteasome subunit beta type-6, which yields MENTDVDQPHSMGTTIIGVTYNGGVVLGADSRTSTGMYVANRASDKITQLTDNVYVCRSGSAADSQIVSDYVRYFLHQHTIQLGQPATVKVAANLTRLLSYNNKDRLQTGMIIGGWDKYEGGKIYGIPLGGTVLEQPFAIGGSGSSYLYGFFDQAWKEGMTQEEAEKLVVTAVSLAIARDGASGGVVRTVTINKDGATRKFYPGDSLQLWHEELEPVNSLLDVVSASSPVPMVS from the exons ATGGAAAATACCGATGTGGACCAGCCCCACTCCATGGGCACCACTATAATCGGCGTTACTTACAACGGCGGCGTTGTACTCGGCGCCGATTCTCGCACCAGCACCG GAATGTATGTGGCGAATAGGGCTTCGGATAAGATTACTCAGCTGACTGATAATGTCTACGTTTGCCGCTCCGGATCA GCAGCAGATTCCCAAATTGTTTCAGACTATGTTCGTTACTTCCTACACCAACACAC GATACAGCTAGGCCAGCCGGCTACTGTCAAGGTTGCGGCGAACCTTACTAGGTTATTATCCTATAACAACAAG GATAGGCTTCAAACGGGTATGATTATTGGTGGTTGGGACAAATATGAAGGAGGCAAAATATATGGGATCCCTCTTGGAGGCACAGTCTTGGAGCAGCCTTTTGCTATTGGAG GATCTGGCTCTTCTTATTTGTATGGTTTCTTTGACCAAGCATGGAAAGAAGGAATGACTCAAGAAGAAGCTGAG AAACTGGTGGTCACTGCAGTATCTCTTGCCATTGCACGAGATGGTGCTAGTGGTGGAGTTGTCCGGACTGTAACT ATTAACAAAGATGGAGCCACAAGAAAGTTCTATCCAGGCGATTCCCTCCAACTTTGGCATGAAGAATTAGAGCCAGTGAACTCGCTGCTGGATGTTGTGTCTGCATCAAGCCCTGTTCCAATGGTCAGTTGA